From a single Fulvivirga ulvae genomic region:
- a CDS encoding non-ribosomal peptide synthetase gives MKIDEYITNLRKNHKISLVVEGDELKIQGQKKNLTPAIIAELKERKTEILAFFKSINQKQGFSTIEKAVEKSSYPLSPAQKRLYFLYELDSNSTAYNMPQVVRLEGALDKVRLERAFNQLADRHETLRTTFEVVNKQPFQKIAQHIDLSMEHFKATEEEAKSVISKFIRPFDLSKGPLIRIGLIETAPEEHILMVDIHHIITDGVSQEILLNDFMALYNEEQISELHLQYKDYAEWLLGEEQRVDTANQKDFWLKEFAEETSALDLPYDFSRPKVKSFKGSTVQFELTPEETQKLKAIGDKEGATMFMVILSIFKVFLSKVSNQEDIVIGTPTAGRKHAELRNMIGIFLNTLTLRSFPKGTLAFREFLKEVKEKTLECFENQDYQYEELVDVLKVKRDSGRNPLYDIRFVFQNYEKNEFKIPGLTLKPFELEREVSQFDLTLYVDAGEQVRMSFNYSTDLFKKETVERFANYFHQVVAAIIGNEDIKLKDIDVLSAAEREQILTAFNDTDVEYDRSKTVLDLFDEQVASHPDKVAVAFDGEQLTYKQLDERSNDLASQIGEGQELVALYSDPSLEMIIGIFGILKSGAGFLPLDANQNPNRQSLILKESGCGKLVTREPLESKLDFSGEKVIVDSKADMAGEAAKPAPRKQGLTYVVYTSGSTGKPKGVKISDQNLVNYVTWFKQATQLTANDKSLLTSSYAFDLGYTSTFPALLCGGELHLIPETTYQSPDQLLDYIQSHQITYLKVTPSLFSTFSGVVDNKPGALNSLKHILLGGEAIRTEEVQKVSKAYGQIQFINHYGPTETTIGAVAEKIVNWQEFAGQPVIGRPINNTKLYILDQHGSVLPVGVAGELYIAGDGVSNGYLNAEELTQERFVNSPLTTTTLYRTGDKARWLANGKVQFLGRIDDQVKIRGYRVELGEIEKQLTSHDNISDVVVVARTNNDEKQLVAYYVSAETIDQATLKDRLSAVLPDYMVPVHYVWLSELPLTPNGKLNRKALPDPEVSTGGLVRPENDQQRILVDIWASLLAIEESQIGIDSDFFDLGGNSINAIKLNYIIQQKFAVQLHMRQIFDCPTIEKLSELIEKTQVSQAEDIKRIADQEYYPTSSAQERLYIEHSRDKEDLTYNVANVYRIIGDIDVDKLKSVFQKLTDRHESLRTGFFQTDEGNIVQKINESVAFELIMPDPAKYHSIEEVMDDFVRPFDLSTCPLMRCGLFMHPELGNFLLLDIHHIICDGISKNILMTDFKRLYKGEELSPLKIRYVDYAYWQKHVTNSIVKQKEYWLDKLSEKAPALEMPMLKERDASSGNEATFEEMSLSGDLYAKIKKFTASANTSDFMFMLSVYYLLLSKISGNTDIVIGTDVVGRTHSKLKDIVGTFVNLLPLRVQVDQKLTFSQFLDEVRGCVLEAFDNQDFQYDQMIAALNEKGIQQTNLFDVHFALVNYHDESVTLDELKFEPVEVKWAESSHFEFKIHAIDEKDRFLVHFIYNTEYYDKDTIQLLMKYFNNILQVVLNDTDIMLGDVEMQDALDYA, from the coding sequence ATGAAAATTGACGAATACATAACCAACCTGCGAAAAAACCATAAGATCAGCCTGGTAGTTGAGGGCGACGAGTTGAAAATTCAAGGACAAAAAAAGAACCTGACCCCTGCAATTATTGCGGAGTTGAAGGAACGCAAGACTGAGATCCTTGCTTTTTTCAAGAGCATCAACCAGAAACAGGGCTTCAGCACCATCGAAAAGGCTGTGGAAAAGAGCAGTTACCCACTTTCTCCGGCCCAGAAGCGGTTATATTTTCTTTATGAGTTAGACAGCAACTCCACGGCCTACAATATGCCGCAGGTTGTCAGGTTAGAAGGAGCCTTAGATAAAGTGCGTCTCGAGCGAGCCTTTAACCAACTCGCAGATCGTCATGAAACTCTTCGCACTACATTTGAAGTCGTCAACAAACAGCCTTTCCAGAAAATTGCTCAACACATTGACCTTTCAATGGAGCATTTCAAGGCTACAGAAGAGGAGGCTAAGTCGGTAATATCAAAGTTTATCCGCCCGTTTGATCTGAGCAAAGGACCTTTGATCAGGATCGGACTGATCGAAACAGCTCCTGAAGAACATATCCTTATGGTGGATATTCACCACATCATCACGGATGGAGTGTCGCAGGAAATATTACTCAATGACTTTATGGCTCTGTATAATGAAGAGCAGATCTCGGAGCTTCATTTGCAGTATAAAGATTATGCAGAGTGGCTTTTGGGCGAGGAGCAGCGAGTAGATACTGCCAACCAGAAAGATTTTTGGTTAAAGGAATTTGCCGAAGAAACATCTGCTTTGGACTTGCCTTATGATTTCTCAAGACCAAAGGTCAAAAGCTTTAAAGGAAGCACAGTTCAGTTTGAGCTTACCCCGGAAGAGACCCAAAAGTTAAAGGCTATCGGGGACAAAGAAGGAGCAACCATGTTTATGGTCATCTTATCCATCTTCAAGGTATTCCTCAGCAAAGTAAGCAACCAGGAAGATATCGTGATCGGTACACCCACGGCGGGCAGAAAGCATGCTGAGCTTAGAAATATGATTGGAATATTTCTGAATACCCTAACCTTAAGAAGCTTCCCTAAAGGAACATTGGCCTTCCGAGAATTTCTGAAAGAAGTTAAAGAAAAGACCCTCGAATGCTTTGAAAATCAGGATTACCAATATGAGGAACTGGTTGATGTATTAAAGGTAAAAAGAGATTCAGGGCGTAACCCGCTTTATGATATCCGGTTTGTTTTTCAAAACTATGAAAAGAACGAATTTAAAATCCCAGGCCTAACGCTAAAGCCCTTTGAATTAGAGCGCGAAGTATCGCAGTTTGATCTTACGCTGTATGTTGATGCAGGAGAGCAGGTCAGAATGAGTTTTAACTACTCAACCGATTTGTTCAAAAAAGAGACTGTAGAGCGGTTTGCCAACTACTTCCATCAGGTCGTTGCTGCCATCATTGGCAACGAGGATATCAAACTTAAGGATATAGATGTGCTTTCAGCAGCTGAAAGAGAGCAGATCCTGACAGCATTTAATGATACGGATGTTGAGTATGACCGAAGCAAAACCGTACTTGACCTGTTTGACGAGCAAGTGGCTTCACATCCCGATAAAGTGGCCGTTGCCTTTGATGGAGAGCAACTCACCTATAAGCAACTCGATGAGCGAAGCAATGATCTGGCATCACAGATAGGAGAAGGACAGGAGCTGGTGGCTTTGTATTCAGATCCTTCCTTAGAAATGATCATCGGTATTTTCGGAATACTCAAGTCCGGAGCAGGCTTCTTACCCTTGGATGCCAACCAAAACCCCAATAGACAGAGCCTCATTTTGAAGGAGAGTGGCTGTGGTAAGTTAGTTACCCGTGAGCCCCTGGAAAGTAAACTCGATTTTTCAGGAGAGAAAGTGATCGTGGATAGCAAGGCAGACATGGCAGGGGAAGCAGCAAAACCTGCTCCTCGTAAGCAGGGTCTGACTTATGTGGTTTATACATCAGGAAGTACAGGCAAGCCCAAGGGAGTAAAAATAAGCGACCAAAACCTGGTAAACTATGTCACGTGGTTTAAACAGGCAACGCAGCTGACCGCTAATGATAAATCGTTACTTACATCGTCATATGCTTTTGACTTAGGGTACACCTCAACCTTCCCCGCATTGTTATGCGGAGGCGAATTGCACCTGATACCTGAAACAACCTACCAGTCTCCGGACCAATTGCTGGATTACATTCAAAGCCACCAGATCACCTACCTGAAGGTTACACCATCATTGTTCTCAACCTTTAGCGGAGTAGTGGATAACAAACCGGGTGCCCTCAACAGCTTGAAACATATCCTGCTGGGTGGCGAGGCTATCCGCACGGAGGAGGTTCAAAAAGTGAGCAAAGCCTATGGACAAATACAATTCATTAACCATTACGGACCCACGGAGACTACCATTGGAGCAGTTGCGGAGAAGATAGTTAACTGGCAGGAATTTGCAGGGCAACCCGTAATTGGCAGACCCATTAACAATACAAAACTTTATATACTAGACCAACATGGCAGTGTACTGCCTGTAGGCGTGGCTGGTGAACTTTATATAGCAGGAGATGGAGTGAGCAACGGCTACCTGAACGCGGAAGAACTTACCCAGGAAAGATTTGTCAATAGCCCTCTGACTACTACTACTCTTTACCGCACAGGGGACAAGGCCAGGTGGCTGGCCAATGGCAAAGTTCAGTTTTTGGGAAGGATAGATGATCAGGTTAAAATCAGAGGATACAGAGTAGAGCTGGGTGAGATTGAAAAACAGCTGACATCACATGATAACATATCAGATGTGGTGGTTGTGGCAAGAACCAATAATGATGAAAAGCAATTGGTGGCCTACTATGTATCCGCTGAAACCATAGATCAGGCCACACTAAAAGACCGTTTGTCGGCGGTATTGCCTGACTATATGGTTCCGGTACATTATGTATGGCTCAGCGAATTGCCGCTGACACCTAACGGCAAGCTCAATCGCAAAGCGCTACCTGACCCTGAAGTAAGCACAGGTGGATTGGTAAGGCCTGAAAATGATCAGCAAAGAATCCTGGTTGACATATGGGCCAGCCTGTTGGCCATCGAAGAGAGTCAGATAGGCATCGATAGCGATTTCTTTGACCTGGGAGGTAACTCTATCAATGCCATTAAGCTTAACTACATCATACAGCAGAAGTTTGCTGTACAGTTGCACATGAGGCAGATCTTTGACTGCCCTACAATTGAGAAGCTCTCAGAACTGATAGAAAAAACGCAGGTCAGCCAGGCAGAAGACATCAAAAGAATTGCAGATCAGGAATATTATCCGACATCATCTGCCCAGGAAAGGCTATATATTGAACACTCCCGCGATAAGGAAGACCTGACCTATAATGTGGCCAATGTTTATCGCATCATCGGAGACATCGATGTAGACAAACTCAAGTCTGTTTTCCAGAAGCTGACGGACAGGCATGAAAGTTTAAGAACAGGTTTCTTCCAGACAGATGAAGGAAACATAGTTCAGAAAATCAATGAATCAGTGGCTTTTGAGCTGATCATGCCAGACCCTGCAAAGTACCACAGCATTGAAGAGGTGATGGATGATTTTGTCAGGCCATTTGACCTTTCAACTTGCCCATTAATGCGATGCGGGCTGTTTATGCACCCTGAGCTAGGTAACTTTTTGCTTTTGGATATCCACCATATCATCTGCGATGGTATCTCCAAAAACATATTGATGACAGACTTTAAGAGGCTTTACAAAGGAGAAGAATTATCTCCGCTGAAAATCAGATATGTTGATTATGCTTATTGGCAAAAACATGTCACCAATAGCATTGTGAAGCAAAAAGAATACTGGCTTGATAAGTTATCAGAGAAGGCCCCGGCACTGGAAATGCCTATGCTCAAAGAGCGTGATGCATCCAGCGGTAACGAAGCCACATTTGAAGAAATGTCTTTGTCAGGAGACCTCTATGCTAAAATCAAAAAGTTTACAGCATCGGCCAATACCTCTGATTTTATGTTCATGCTCTCTGTGTACTACCTTCTTTTATCCAAGATATCCGGCAATACCGATATCGTGATCGGTACAGATGTAGTGGGCAGAACACACTCCAAATTAAAGGACATCGTGGGCACTTTTGTAAACCTACTGCCTCTCAGAGTTCAGGTGGATCAGAAGTTGACCTTCAGCCAATTTTTGGACGAGGTGAGAGGCTGTGTGCTGGAGGCCTTTGACAATCAGGATTTCCAGTACGATCAAATGATAGCCGCTCTCAATGAGAAGGGCATTCAGCAGACCAACTTGTTTGATGTGCACTTTGCGCTGGTGAACTACCACGATGAAAGCGTAACGTTAGATGAACTGAAATTTGAACCCGTGGAGGTTAAATGGGCAGAGAGCTCTCATTTCGAATTTAAGATCCATGCCATCGATGAAAAAGACAGGTTCCTGGTGCATTTCATTTACAATACTGAATACTATGACAAGGATACCATTCAACTTCTCATGAAGTATTTCAACAATATACTACAGGTAGTACTCAACGATACCGATATCATGCTTGGAGATGTAGAGATGCAGGATGCACTTGACTATGCCTGA
- a CDS encoding non-ribosomal peptide synthetase/type I polyketide synthase — MGKYTGLEIAIIGMSGRFPGANNIDDFWANLRDGVESVTFFTDDELREAGEDIDNINDPAYVKASAYLKDKEYFDAQFFNYRPDEARIMDPQTRLFHECVWEALEDAACNPEDTKNKIGLFAGSSANINWQVYSQLINQKGLVDPFTATQLSSPRFMSSRVSYCLNLRGPAIYMDTACSTSLVAIHEACKSLLTMDCNVAVAGGITITNKFKKGYKYQEGMIYSKDGHCRTFDAEASGTIGGEGAAVVVLKTLKNALRDKDNIYAIIKGSGINNDGRQKVGYTAPSVDGQTEAIMRAQKWAKVEPESISLIEAHGTATELGDPVEIEALNRTFGKSKDQYCAIGSVKSNFGHLDAAAGASGLIKVALALKNKQIPPTLNYNKPNPKIDFTGSPFYINTGLKEWKSEKYPLRAGVSSFGIGGTNAHVILEEAPEREESSQSRSHQLLLISGKTPEALNRNIENLAGYIRENGEIKLADIAYTLQTGRNYFEHRQAFVCDGAEDAVNQLTSNTGTTSLINKPQSNLVFMFSGQGSQYANMCKGLYEAEEYFKTEANTCFDLIHNKFGKDLKAILFGADTAQEINNTEYAQPILFITEYALAKLLIRWGIKPDVMIGHSIGEYVAACLSGVFTLEDALSLVVKRGELMQKMQAGVMLSISIDEKTLKPLIDEHKNISLAGVNSSELCVVSGTADAIENFATRLNALGYKNRSIHTSHAFHSYMMDPMLEAYSVELDKVVISEPQIPFISNLTGAKAAHKEISSAQYWLDHLRYTVNFSMGIDGLLKREDTCFLEIGPGNALGTFVRSNQNRKKHHKVVNLVRSPKEDCHDTAYLFEGLGELWKNGIAPDWGVFYEKELRLKVSLPPYAFDKVKYPVAVDAYEMITKLNQGGDFSSFDPEPVEVNSDIEHHTLTPTEKEVLTLWCNFFGKSDIDVEDDFFEIGGDSLKALTMTGRIHQVLNVEIRLNDFFQHPTVARLSQLIDDTRRNQPEGGTHNYRPIPRAIEKEGYALSSAQKRLYFLHKFDSESLAYNLPQAFEVQGEVDRDQLTYTFNRLAWRHESLRTFVEVVNGQPVQKISDNVDIEVEYFESDEAGVASIIEAFVRPFDLGQEPLFRVGLIKTGQEKHILMVDIHHLVSDGVSFSILIEDFMKLYNGANLPQPQLQYKDYAEWQQSDEQQEQAMLHKEFWLKQYQEEVHPVNLPEDFQRPVIKSFEGAVANFELDPHVTGQLKTIADQSGTTMYMMLLAVYNVLLAKLSNQTDVVVGTPTAGRQHSDVERVIGMFVNTLPLRNTPQGDLSFKEFLTAVRDRTLASFDHQSYPYEELIDELHLTRDTSHNPLFDVMFSYRTDQASEHEISGLVLRPYDKGQVLSQFDITLFAVDKRDSLLLSFEYCTALFKEETIERFISYFNQIISTIVADVNIRLSDIDLITEEERGLILTDFNDTGLTFDESRNIVTAFEAQVAENKEAIALTYGGKSLTYEELNVRSNQLANSIFKKDLPAEAVVGIMLPRTEALFISILGALKAGCTYVPIDPDYPEDRIDYIVKDSGLSLMLTDADLEKRANQFGEQRQTIDVTSASISEENTANPGVSISPSHLAYMIYTSGSTGRPKGVMIEHRNVINFVEGIAARIPMEEGSRMLCLTTISFDIFVLESLLPLLQGHEVVLAGKSDQKDPDALCKLISTGGINKMQITPSHLKMLLSSSHAAEALQNIDTLMVGGEGFPADLLQTLHGLYEGRIFNMYGPTETTVWSSVQELTEAERIDIGTPIANTTMLIVGEEGQLQPVGIAGELYIGGKGVGRGYWQNKTLTEERFVSDPAGVSGRFYRTGDSARWLPNGAIEYLGRMDNQMKIRGYRIEPGEIESQLLTHEEVQEAVVYTHGNTGEQILVAYYVSASMIEPADLRAHLSQSLPDYMIPSYFMHLDKFPLTPNGKIDRKSLPAPELVSSTEYVGPSNEIEEQLVDIWSEVLKANTETISVTRSFFELGGNSLKATELVAEIQKVFDLEIPLKELFTKQDIVSLSDYIITAKQININTDTSEEILEMSI, encoded by the coding sequence ATGGGAAAGTATACAGGATTAGAGATCGCAATCATAGGCATGTCAGGAAGGTTTCCGGGCGCTAATAATATTGACGACTTTTGGGCAAACCTGAGAGATGGGGTGGAGTCTGTAACCTTTTTTACAGATGATGAACTCCGGGAGGCAGGAGAAGATATCGATAATATAAATGACCCCGCATATGTCAAGGCTAGTGCTTACTTGAAAGACAAAGAGTATTTCGATGCGCAATTCTTTAACTACAGACCCGATGAGGCCAGGATCATGGACCCTCAGACCCGGCTATTTCACGAGTGTGTTTGGGAGGCATTAGAAGATGCCGCCTGTAACCCTGAAGACACCAAAAATAAGATAGGCCTGTTTGCCGGATCTTCAGCCAATATTAATTGGCAGGTATACTCTCAGTTAATAAACCAAAAGGGGCTTGTAGATCCTTTTACAGCCACCCAACTGAGCAGTCCGCGATTCATGTCATCACGAGTCTCCTATTGTCTGAACCTGAGAGGTCCCGCCATTTATATGGACACGGCATGCTCCACATCACTGGTGGCCATTCATGAAGCATGCAAAAGTTTGCTGACGATGGATTGTAATGTGGCCGTAGCCGGGGGTATCACCATTACCAACAAATTCAAGAAAGGCTACAAGTATCAGGAGGGAATGATTTACTCCAAAGACGGTCATTGCCGCACTTTTGATGCGGAGGCTTCGGGTACTATAGGAGGAGAAGGTGCAGCGGTTGTGGTATTGAAAACCCTGAAAAATGCCCTTAGAGACAAAGACAATATCTATGCTATCATCAAAGGCAGTGGTATAAACAACGATGGCAGACAAAAGGTCGGTTATACAGCCCCTTCCGTTGACGGCCAGACCGAGGCGATCATGAGAGCACAAAAATGGGCTAAAGTAGAGCCTGAAAGCATTAGCCTGATAGAAGCTCATGGCACGGCAACCGAATTGGGAGATCCCGTTGAAATTGAAGCCTTAAACAGAACCTTCGGAAAAAGTAAAGATCAATACTGTGCCATTGGTTCGGTTAAGTCCAACTTCGGTCATTTAGATGCAGCAGCAGGAGCTTCCGGTCTGATCAAAGTGGCACTTGCTTTGAAAAACAAACAGATTCCTCCTACACTAAATTATAACAAGCCCAACCCTAAAATTGACTTTACTGGCAGCCCCTTTTATATCAACACAGGTTTAAAAGAATGGAAAAGTGAAAAGTATCCCTTAAGAGCAGGAGTGAGTTCGTTTGGGATTGGCGGCACCAATGCTCATGTGATCCTGGAAGAGGCTCCCGAAAGAGAGGAATCATCTCAGAGCAGGAGCCATCAATTGCTTTTGATTTCCGGTAAGACCCCGGAAGCGTTGAATCGTAATATTGAAAATCTGGCAGGTTATATCCGTGAAAATGGAGAAATTAAACTCGCCGACATTGCCTATACTTTACAGACAGGACGTAACTACTTCGAGCACCGGCAGGCATTTGTTTGTGATGGTGCAGAGGATGCGGTAAACCAGCTCACTTCAAATACAGGCACAACCTCATTGATAAATAAGCCTCAAAGCAACCTGGTATTCATGTTTTCAGGGCAGGGGTCACAATATGCCAACATGTGCAAAGGCTTGTATGAAGCTGAAGAGTACTTTAAGACCGAAGCAAATACCTGCTTTGATCTGATCCATAACAAATTCGGAAAAGACCTGAAAGCTATTCTTTTTGGAGCTGATACAGCACAGGAAATCAATAACACAGAATATGCTCAGCCGATACTCTTCATTACGGAATATGCATTAGCTAAATTATTGATCAGGTGGGGAATTAAACCTGATGTAATGATCGGTCATAGCATAGGTGAATATGTGGCAGCCTGCCTCAGCGGAGTATTCACCCTGGAAGATGCCTTGAGTCTGGTCGTAAAGCGAGGAGAGTTGATGCAAAAAATGCAGGCCGGCGTTATGTTGAGTATCTCCATTGATGAGAAAACATTGAAACCGCTCATTGATGAGCACAAAAATATATCACTGGCAGGCGTTAACAGCTCCGAATTATGTGTAGTGTCAGGTACTGCCGATGCTATTGAAAACTTTGCTACCAGACTAAATGCTTTAGGATATAAAAACAGGAGTATCCATACTTCTCATGCATTTCATTCCTACATGATGGACCCAATGCTCGAAGCGTATAGCGTTGAATTGGATAAAGTAGTTATCAGTGAGCCACAAATTCCATTCATATCTAACCTCACAGGAGCGAAAGCCGCACATAAAGAAATTTCGTCCGCACAGTACTGGCTGGACCACCTCAGGTATACCGTGAACTTCTCAATGGGTATCGATGGGTTATTGAAAAGAGAAGATACCTGCTTTCTTGAGATAGGTCCCGGTAACGCCTTGGGTACCTTTGTGCGGTCAAATCAGAACCGTAAGAAACACCATAAGGTGGTTAACCTTGTGCGTTCACCTAAAGAGGATTGCCATGATACGGCATACCTGTTTGAAGGCCTGGGTGAGCTGTGGAAAAATGGTATAGCTCCGGATTGGGGAGTTTTCTATGAAAAGGAATTGAGGCTGAAAGTATCATTGCCTCCTTATGCCTTTGACAAAGTCAAGTACCCGGTGGCCGTTGATGCCTATGAGATGATCACTAAACTGAATCAGGGAGGTGATTTTAGCAGTTTTGACCCTGAGCCGGTAGAAGTTAACAGTGACATTGAACACCATACACTCACACCAACAGAAAAGGAAGTGCTGACTTTGTGGTGTAACTTTTTTGGAAAATCAGATATAGACGTAGAGGATGATTTCTTTGAAATAGGAGGGGACTCGCTTAAAGCTCTGACCATGACAGGTCGCATTCATCAGGTACTGAATGTAGAGATCAGGCTAAACGATTTCTTTCAGCATCCAACCGTAGCCCGGTTGAGCCAATTAATTGATGACACAAGACGCAACCAACCGGAAGGAGGTACGCACAATTACAGACCGATACCTCGTGCCATTGAAAAGGAAGGTTACGCACTTTCCTCTGCGCAAAAACGACTGTACTTCCTTCATAAGTTTGATAGTGAATCGCTGGCGTACAATTTACCCCAGGCATTTGAAGTGCAGGGTGAAGTGGATCGGGATCAGCTCACCTATACGTTTAACAGGTTGGCCTGGAGACATGAAAGCCTGCGCACTTTCGTGGAAGTTGTCAATGGGCAGCCCGTTCAGAAGATAAGTGATAACGTAGATATTGAAGTTGAGTATTTCGAAAGCGATGAAGCAGGTGTTGCATCGATAATCGAAGCGTTTGTTCGTCCGTTTGACCTTGGTCAGGAGCCATTGTTCAGAGTGGGATTGATCAAGACAGGACAGGAGAAACATATTTTGATGGTTGATATCCATCATCTGGTTTCAGATGGTGTGTCCTTTAGCATCCTGATCGAAGATTTCATGAAGCTTTACAATGGAGCTAATCTGCCGCAACCACAGTTACAGTATAAAGACTATGCTGAGTGGCAGCAAAGTGACGAACAACAAGAACAGGCCATGCTTCACAAAGAGTTTTGGCTGAAGCAGTACCAGGAGGAAGTTCACCCTGTCAACTTACCCGAAGATTTTCAAAGGCCGGTGATAAAAAGCTTCGAAGGAGCTGTAGCCAACTTTGAACTTGACCCCCATGTTACAGGACAGTTAAAAACTATTGCCGATCAGTCAGGTACTACCATGTATATGATGTTGTTGGCAGTGTATAATGTGTTGCTGGCCAAACTAAGCAACCAGACCGATGTAGTAGTGGGTACACCAACCGCAGGCAGACAGCACAGTGATGTGGAAAGGGTTATCGGGATGTTCGTCAATACACTTCCGCTTAGGAACACCCCACAGGGAGACCTGAGTTTTAAAGAGTTCCTGACAGCGGTAAGAGATAGAACCTTGGCCAGCTTTGATCATCAGTCCTATCCATATGAGGAGCTAATAGACGAACTGCACCTGACCAGAGATACAAGTCATAACCCACTGTTCGATGTGATGTTCTCCTACCGGACAGATCAGGCCTCGGAACACGAAATATCAGGTTTAGTTCTTCGCCCCTATGATAAAGGACAAGTACTCTCCCAGTTTGACATAACCCTGTTTGCTGTAGACAAAAGAGACTCACTTTTATTAAGTTTCGAGTACTGCACGGCCTTGTTCAAAGAAGAAACCATAGAGCGATTTATAAGCTATTTTAATCAGATCATCTCTACAATTGTGGCCGATGTCAACATCAGGTTGTCGGATATCGATCTGATCACCGAAGAAGAGAGAGGTTTGATATTGACCGACTTTAACGATACTGGACTTACTTTTGATGAAAGCCGCAATATCGTTACCGCTTTTGAAGCACAGGTAGCTGAAAATAAGGAAGCCATAGCGCTGACCTATGGTGGGAAGAGCCTGACCTATGAAGAACTGAACGTCAGGAGTAACCAGCTAGCGAACAGCATATTCAAAAAGGACCTTCCGGCTGAAGCTGTCGTAGGGATTATGCTGCCTCGTACCGAAGCCCTTTTCATCAGTATCCTTGGCGCATTAAAAGCCGGGTGCACCTATGTGCCTATAGACCCGGACTACCCGGAGGACCGCATAGACTACATCGTGAAAGACAGCGGCCTGAGTCTGATGCTGACTGATGCAGATCTGGAAAAAAGAGCCAACCAATTTGGAGAGCAACGACAAACCATAGACGTTACCTCAGCCTCAATATCAGAAGAAAATACAGCTAACCCCGGTGTATCGATATCACCATCACACCTGGCATATATGATTTACACCTCCGGCTCTACCGGACGGCCAAAAGGCGTGATGATCGAGCACCGCAATGTGATCAACTTTGTAGAGGGTATAGCTGCCCGCATCCCAATGGAGGAAGGCTCACGCATGCTCTGTCTGACCACGATCTCATTTGATATTTTCGTACTGGAAAGTTTGTTGCCATTACTTCAAGGGCACGAGGTTGTGCTGGCAGGTAAAAGTGACCAGAAAGATCCCGATGCACTTTGTAAACTGATAAGCACAGGAGGCATCAACAAGATGCAAATCACCCCATCGCACCTGAAGATGTTACTATCTTCCAGCCATGCAGCGGAAGCCCTGCAAAACATAGATACTCTGATGGTAGGAGGAGAAGGCTTCCCTGCGGATTTGCTTCAGACCCTGCACGGCCTATATGAGGGCAGGATTTTTAACATGTACGGTCCCACCGAGACCACGGTATGGTCATCGGTTCAGGAACTAACCGAAGCAGAACGAATAGATATCGGTACACCGATAGCCAATACCACGATGCTGATCGTTGGAGAAGAAGGACAGCTTCAGCCTGTCGGTATTGCCGGAGAACTTTACATCGGTGGCAAAGGAGTAGGGCGGGGCTATTGGCAAAATAAGACCTTAACCGAAGAGCGTTTTGTGAGTGACCCTGCCGGAGTAAGCGGGCGCTTCTACCGCACCGGAGACTCGGCAAGATGGCTGCCCAACGGCGCCATTGAATACCTGGGCAGAATGGACAACCAGATGAAGATACGAGGCTATCGTATCGAGCCGGGTGAAATAGAGAGCCAGCTACTGACCCATGAAGAGGTACAGGAAGCAGTCGTTTACACACATGGAAACACTGGCGAGCAGATACTGGTAGCCTACTATGTTTCGGCTTCGATGATAGAGCCGGCTGATCTTCGTGCCCACCTTTCGCAAAGCCTGCCCGATTACATGATCCCTTCTTACTTCATGCATTTGGACAAATTTCCGCTTACTCCGAATGGGAAGATAGACCGGAAGTCTTTGCCCGCCCCGGAGCTGGTGAGCAGTACGGAGTATGTAGGGCCATCAAACGAAATAGAAGAACAACTGGTTGACATCTGGTCGGAAGTGTTGAAAGCCAATACTGAAACCATCAGCGTAACCCGTAGCTTCTTTGAGTTGGGAGGTAATTCATTAAAAGCAACAGAGCTGGTAGCTGAGATTCAGAAGGTGTTTGATCTGGAGATACCGCTAAAAGAGCTATTTACAAAGCAGGACATTGTAAGCCTGTCTGACTATATCATTACTGCAAAACAGATCAATATAAACACGGATACCTCCGAGGAAATTCTGGAGATGTCCATTTAA